Proteins found in one Plasmodium gaboni strain SY75 chromosome 13, whole genome shotgun sequence genomic segment:
- a CDS encoding putative E3 SUMO-protein ligase PIAS: protein MTYNVNNTNMAEYLNKLRVYDLNQLCRKFLLPQHGKKVAIVERILQYITDVEREEQIYEFILATKPSIFNIINDKSMSANILHDSSKLFFSNVNYVTNDHNINLNFNNVDKLAYASSDTPSTKKASSSTARKSKVKIYEEDNEFSTCVCGGMSRNISSKNGIVKCIECKKNQHISCYIPNSFINKDLRNYEILCIACRMKDMDPFYPMKKVLWMKNISANTEKLMINASDIKQWRNENKDVIVFCINLEPQNLNNTTPIKQEWPKTFNLKVNGNITEKIFEPSWEHKRRDSPLKITHTLKAGINNIDIISTNYDVPKLFVVTFALCKYEPEQVIIENVILRSSLNFKDAKERIVNILSTKHDSDEVMCMEINRKVSLHCPFSLDRILIPCRGIMCSHIKCFDLKSFIDVTKKTKAFNNRWKCPICSFYLRPKSLVIDTFITYILSQVPKDIKEIELSKQAEIIFNKNNQEPKVIKQLDDVDALDLQKKHIDIKNEYIMFKSNNEQKNNDKSFNNDEIIILDSDTDDNNNTYNANCDKYNMEKNNNIIQGNQEVICISDSDEENVYDKNKNGNNISNDKGSSHKNGIGYEDVNTRVNQILKRNLLQSKGATFVGSPEIFFNNIVLDVLTDFNNIHVNEISSIQDYDIMLKEKTKTISNINKIANIPNDDKNVTSSTTNNIHNDLDLSAVALLEYYSKKNNIPKDLSYINSHLSPFEINPVENYLNISNPLDENDNRLLDTLKKKNVDTSGVSIENQLDSITKSFNNIIQSDNKNDNNNNNKNNNSNITNNNNNSNITHNNNSNYYNLSSCSDYNSNYDNDNFIPFDVFNINEAHLSLEQTQQIVSPDILNNTDNNNSNINNNNRNFYLKFEDRFNMNNDRIFTNKLPDENNFQALNELNKELRNAHNLSIMNYDNTNKKNNNNNNNNNNNNSNNNKLNKKKRRKKYSITTNINKKKNNKIKRSNNINNSYSSFRRIDSIGNNFNFSMIKYSNKHNSNKNNNNYNNNNNNKNNNNNNKRTNTNNKTIYQYINHNNTNQNFIKRLRKNKRISKKDKNLKENQKKKMKRK from the exons ATGACATACAATGTAAACAATACTAATATGGCTGAATA cTTAAATAAATTAAGGGTGTATGACCTGAATCAGTTATGtagaaaatttttattaccACAACATGGGAAGAAGGTAGCCATAGTTGAGCGTATATTACAATACATAACTGATGTTGAAAGAGAAGaacaaatatatgaattCATTTTGGCAACCAAACCAtcaatatttaatataataaatgataaaagTATGAGTGCAAATATACTTCATGATAGTAgtaaattatttttttctaatgTTAATTATGTTACAAATgatcataatattaatcttaattttaataatgtaGATAAACTTGCATATGCAAGCAGTGACACTCCTTCAACGAAAAAAGCTTCTTCTTCTACAGCAAGAAAAAGCAAAG TCAAAATATACGAAGAGGATAATGAATTTTCGACGTGTGTATGTGGAGGAATGTCTAGAAATATCAGCAGCAAGAACGGAATAGTAAAATGTATTGAATGCAAAAAAAATCAACACATAAGTTGTTATATACCtaattcatttataaataaGGATTTGAGaaattatgaaatattatgtatagCTTGTCGTATGAAAGATATGGATCCTTTTTATCCTATGAAAAAAGTATTATGGATGAAGAATATAAGTGCGAATACTGAAAAGTTAATGATTAATGCTAGTGATATTAAACAATGGagaaatgaaaataaagatgTTATAGTATTCTGCATTAATTTGGAACCTCAAAATCTAAATAATACAACACCCATAAAACAAGAATGGCCAAAGACATTTAATTTGAAGGTTAATGGAAATATTACcgaaaaaatatttgaacCCTCATGGGAACATAAAAGAAGAGATAGTCCATTAAAAATTACTCATACATTAAAAGCAggtattaataatattgatattattagTACAAATTATGATGTACCTAAATTATTTGTTGTTACTTTTGCCCTATGTAAATATGAACCTGAACAAGTCATAATTGAAAATGTTATTTTAAGAAGttctttaaattttaaagaTGCAAAAGAGAGaattgtaaatatattatctacAAAACATGATAGTGACGAAGTTATGTGTATGGAAATTAATAGAAAGGTTAGTTTACATTGTCCATTTTCCTTAGATAGAATTTTGATACCGTGTCGAGGTATCATGTGTTcacatataaaatgttttgATTTAAAATCATTCATTGATGTTACGAAAAAAACAAAAGCATTTAATAATCGATGGAAATGTCCTATATGCTCTTTTTATTTACGACCAAAGAGCCTTGTTATTGATACATTTATTACTTATATACTCTCACAAGTGCCCAAAGATATTAAGGAAATTGAGCTAAGTAAACAAGCtgaaattattttcaataaGAATAATCAGGAACCAAAAGTGATAAAACAGTTGGATGACGTAGACGCACTGGATTTGcaaaaaaaacatattgatattaaaaacgagtatattatgt TCAAATCTAATAATGAACAAAAGAATAATGATAAGTCTTTCaataatgatgaaataataattttagATTCAGACACAGATGATAACAACAATACATATAATGCCAACTGTGATAAATAcaatatggaaaaaaataataacattataCAAG GCAATCAAGAAGTTATATGTATATCTGATAGtgatgaagaaaatgtttatgataaaaataaaaatggtaataatatttcGAATGATAAAGGTTCATCTCATAAAAATGGAATAGGATATGAAGATGTAAATACAAGAGTTAatcaaatattaaaaagaaatttatTACAATCAAAAGGTGCAACATTTGTTGGTAGTCctgaaatattttttaataatattgttcTTGATGTCTTGACtgattttaataatattcatgTTAATGAAATTTCAAGTATACAAGATTATGATATTATgttaaaagaaaaaacaaagactataagtaatattaataaaattgCCAACATACctaatgatgataaaaatgttaCATCTTCTACtactaataatattcataatgATCTTGATTTGTCTGCTGTAGCTCTCTTAGAATATTAcagtaaaaaaaataatattccTAAGGATTTGTCTTATATAAACTCACATCTCTCCCCCTTTGAGATAAATCCAGTCGAAAATTACCTAAATATTTCTAATCCTTTagatgaaaatgataatcGTTTATTAGATACActaaaaaagaagaatgTAGATACTTCAGGGGTTTCAATTGAAAATCAGTTAGATTCTATAACAAAGagttttaataatataattcaaagtgataataaaaatgataataataataataataaaaataataatagtaatattactaataataataataatagtaatattactcataataataatagtaattattataatctCAGTAGTTGTAGTGATTATAATAGCAATTATGACAATGATAATTTCATTCCATTCGACgtttttaatataaatgaagCGCATTTATCATTAGAACAAACCCAACAAATAGTCTCCCCTGATATACTTAATAACAcagataataataattctaatataaataataataatagaaatTTTTACTTAAAATTTGAAGACAGGTTTAATATGAACAATGATAGaatatttacaaataaattaccagatgaaaataatttccAAGCTTTAAATGAACTGAATAAAGAACTTAGAAACGCGCACAATCTTAGTATAATGAATTATGATAATactaataaaaaaaataacaacaacaacaataataataataataataatagtaataataataagttaaataagaaaaaaaggaGGAAGAAATATTCAATTActacaaatataaataaaaagaaaaataacAAGATTAAACgtagtaataatattaataattcCTATTCTAGTTTTAGAAGAATTGATAGTATAGgtaataattttaatttctcTATGATAAAGTATAGTAATAAACATAActcaaataaaaataataataattataataataataataataataaaaataacaataataacaataagagaacaaatacaaataataaaactatttatcaatatattaatCATAACAATACAAATCAAAATTTTATCAAACGATTAAGGAAAAATAAACGAATTAGTAAAAAAGACAAAAACCTAAAagaaaatcaaaaaaagaaaatgaaacGAAAATAG
- a CDS encoding putative polyadenylate-binding protein (transcript variant 1; alternatively spliced): MDLESTMEWNKNFQTNSIFVYNFPNEWMENDLKKNFMIFGTINNIIIDKDINIYAFIQYNDTESSQKAIEVMNGKEINGKLLKVTSRKIVDECIDMNTNKLDSQQKSQSSNDNKKTTLFVFYLPPHWNDQDLFDKFKTFGNLESATVAKKNDKTSKGYGFVVYTDPHSAALAISNMNKVEVYTGKRLKVLLKSNSNETNKRKIKPGCTIFVFYLPNDWSDKDLKRHFSHYGNILGATIKRETNGKSRGYGFINFENQQSAINAVAGMNGFNAGNKYLKVSIKKGEEQYLAPQYLNIDRMNNSYNSPPPPPPPMSCHGNESSNYANNEMYSIQNTMPNNRYNSRVSTNDVHQSFINSQYGHFPYNFFKNNEQGPYMQRSYNKTYNNMGKT, from the exons gAAAGCACAATGGAATGGAATAAAAACTTTCAAACAAATAGcatatttgtttataaCTTTCCAAATGAATGGATGGAAAATGACttaaaaaaa AATTTTATGATATTTGGAAccataaataatataattatagacaaagatataaatatttatgcCTTTATTCAATATAATGACACTGAATCATCACAAAAAGCTATTGAAGTTATGAACGGCAAGGAAATTAATGGGAAACTTTTGAAAGTTACTTCAAGAAAAATTGTAGATGAATGTATAGATATGAACACAAACAAATTAGATTCACAACAAAAATCACaa tcaagtaatgataataaaaagacGACACTTTTTGTCTTTTATCTACCACCTCATTGGAATGATCAGGATTTATTTGAT AAATTTAAAACTTTTGGTAACTTGGAGAGTGCTACAGTGGCCAAAAAAAATGACAAGACCAGTAAAGGTTATGGTTTTGTTGTATATACTGATCCACACAGTGCAGCACTAGCTATTTCTAATATGAATAAAGTTGAGGTATACACAGGAAAAAGACTTAAG gTTTTATTAAAATCTAACTCTAATGAAACAAATaagagaaaaataaaaccAGGGTGCACCATTTTCGTCTTTTATTTACCAAACGATTGGAGTGACAAAGATTTAAAAAGa CATTTTTCACATTATGGTAATATACTAGGCGCAACAATCAAAAGAGAAACGAATGGAAAAAGTAGGGGTTATGgatttattaattttgaAAATCAACAAAGTGCAATTAATGCTGTTGCTGGCATGAATGGTTTTAATGCAGggaataaatatttaaaagtTTCAATAAAAAAGGGGGAAGAACA ATATTTGGCACCCCAATATCTCAATATAGATCGTATGAACAAc TCTTATAATTCACCTCCACCCCCACCACCTCCAATGTCTTGCCATGGAAATGAATCATCAAATTATGCTAACAATGAAATGTATTCAATTCAAAATACCATGCCAAACAATAGATATAATTCACGAGTTTCTACAAACGATGTACATCAatcttttattaattcGCAATATGGTCATTTTccatataatttttttaaaaacaatGAACAAGGACCATATATGCAAAGATCTTATAATAAAACTTATAATAACATGGGAAAAACATGA
- a CDS encoding falcilysin produces MNLIKLMKVFGYINIITNCVQSFTNRADKKRYNVFAKSFINTINTNLYTFKAVMSKTPDWIHEKSPKHSSYDIIEKRYNEEFKMTYTVYQHKKAKTQVISLGTNDPLDVEQAFAFYVKTLTHSGKGIPHILEHSVLSGSKNYNYKNSIGLLEKGTLHTHLNAYTFNDRTVYMAGSMNNKDFFNIMGVYMDSVFQPNVLENKYIFETEGWTYEVEKLKEEEKGKDEIPQMKDYKVSFNGIVYNEMKGALSSPLEDLYHEEMKYMFPDNVHSNNSGGEPKEITNLSYEEFKEFYYKNYNPKKVKVFFFSKNNPTELLNFVDQYLGQLDYSKYRDDAVENVEYQTYKKGPFYIKKKYGDHSEEKENLVSVAWLLNPKVNKNNSNNNNGSDNQNGENKSYSNGSDSLDLSLENPTDYFVLLIINNLLIHTPESVLYKALTDSGLGNNVIDRGLNDSLVQYIFSIGLKGIKRNNEKIRNFDKVHYEVEEVIMNALKKVVKEGFNKSAVEASINNIEFVLKEANLKTSKSIDFVFEMTSKLNYNRDPLLIFEFEKYLNIVKSKIKNEPMYLEKFVEKHFINNDHRSVILLEGDEHYAQEQENLEKEELKKRIENFNEEEKEHVIKNFEELSKYKNAEESPEHLNKFPIISISDLNKKTLEVPVNVYFTNINQNNNIMETYNKLKTNEYMLKDNMDIFLKKYVLKNNNIDYSNNNNKIQNEGNVPILVYEMPTAGIVYLQFVFSLDHLTLEELAYLNLFKTLILENKTNKRSSEEFVILREKNIGSMSANVALYSKDDHLNVTDKYNAQALFNLEMHVLSHKCNDALNIALEAVKESDFSNKKKVIDILKRKINGMKTTFSEKGYAILMKYVKSHLNSKHYAHNIIYGYENYLKLQEQLELAENDYKTLENILVRIRNKIFNKQNLMVSVTSDYGALKHLFVNSNESFKNLVSYFEENDKYINDMQNKVNDQTVMGWNEEIKSKKLFDDEKVKKEFFVLPTFVNSVSMSGILFKPGEYLDPSFTVIVAALKNSYLWDTVRGLNGAYGVFADIEYDGSVVFLSARDPNLEKTLDTFRESAKGLRKMADTMTENDLLRYIINTIGSIDKPRRGIELSKLSFLRLISNESEQDRVEFRKRIMNTKKEDFYKFADLLESKINEFEKNIVIITTKEKANEYIANVDPEFKKVLIE; encoded by the coding sequence atgaatttaataaaattaatgaaAGTTTTtggatatataaatataatcaCAAATTGTGTTCAAAGCTTTACAAATAGAGCtgataaaaaaagatataatgtttttgcaaaaagttttataaatacaataaatacaaatttatatacatttaaaGCAGTCATGAGTAAAACACCAGATTGGATACATGAGAAGTCACCTAAACACAGTAGTTATGATATTATAGAAAAGAGATATAATGAGGAGTTTAAGATGACTTATACAGTATATCAACATAAGAAGGCTAAAACACAAGTAATATCATTAGGTACTAATGATCCTTTAGATGTAGAACAAGCTTTTGCTTTTTATGTTAAAACGTTGACACATTCAGGTAAGGGTATACCTCATATTTTAGAACATTCAGTATTATCAGGATCTAAGAATTATAATTACAAAAATTCTATTGGTTTATTAGAAAAGGGTACGTTACATACTCATTTGAATGCATACACATTTAATGATAGGACAGTATATATGGCTGGTTCaatgaataataaagatTTTTTCAACATTATGGGTGTATATATGGATAGTGTTTTTCAGCCCAATGTATTAGAAAATAagtatatttttgaaaCCGAAGGATGGACATATGAAgtagaaaaattaaaagaagaGGAAAAAGGAAAAGATGAGATACCACAAATGAAAGATTATAAAGTATCATTTAATGGTATTGTATATAATGAAATGAAAGGTGCTTTAAGTAGTCCTTTAGAAGATTTATATCATGAAGaaatgaaatatatgtttCCTGATAATGTGCATTCTAATAATAGTGGTGGAGAACCTAAAGAAATTACTAATTTATCATATGAAGAATTTAAAGaattttattataagaattatAATCCTAAAAAAGTTAAAGTATTTTTCTTTAGTAAAAATAATCCTActgaattattaaattttgtAGATCAATATTTAGGTCAGTTAGATTATAGTAAATATCGTGATGATGCAGTAGAAAATGTAGAATACcaaacatataaaaaaggacctttttatattaagaaaaaatatggTGACCATTCtgaagaaaaagaaaatttagTATCAGTAGCTTGGTTATTAAACCCGaaagtaaataaaaataacagcaacaataataatggTAGTGATAATCAAAATGGTGAAAATAAGAGTTATTCAAATGGTAGTGATAGTCTAGATTTAAGTTTAGAAAATCCAACAGATTATTTTGTccttttaataataaataatttattaatacataCACCTGAGAGTGTTTTATATAAAGCATTAACTGATAGTGGATTAGGTAATAATGTTATAGATAGAGGTTTAAATGATAGTTTGGTgcaatatatttttagtATTGGTTTGAAAGgtattaaaagaaataatgAGAAAATAAGAAACTTTGATAAAGTACATTATGAAGTTGAAGAAGTAATTATGAATGCTCTTAAAAAAGTAGTAAAAGAAGGTTTTAACAAATCAGCTGTTGAAGCAtctataaataatatagaatTTGTATTAAAAGAAGCAAATTTGAAAACTTCTAAAAGTATAGATTTCGTTTTTGAAATGACATctaaattaaattataatcGTGATccattattaatatttgaatttgaaaaatatttaaatattgtaaaaagcaaaattaaaaatgaacCAATGTATTTAGAAAAATTTGTAgaaaaacattttattaataatgatcATCGATCAGTTATTTTATTAGAAGGTGATGAACATTATGCACAAGAACAAGAAAATTTAGAAAAggaagaattaaaaaaaagaatagaaaattttaatgaagaagaaaaagaacatgttattaaaaattttgaagaattaagtaaatataaaaatgcAGAAGAAAGTCCTGaacatttaaataaattcccaattataagtatatcagatttaaataaaaaaactTTGGAAGTACCTGTGaatgtatattttacaaatattaatcaaaataataatataatggaaacatataataaattaaaaactaatgaatatatgttaaaagataatatggatatatttttaaaaaaatatgtattaaaaaataataatatagattatagtaataataataataaaatacaaaatgaaGGAAATGTACCTATATTAGTTTATGAGATGCCAACAGCAGGAATTGTATATTTACAATTTGTCTTTTCATTAGATCATTTAACATTAGAAGAATTAGCATATTTGAATTTATTCAAAACATTAATATtggaaaataaaacaaataaaagATCATCTGAAGAATTTGTTATCTTAAGAGAAAAGAATATTGGAAGTATGTCTGCTAATGTTGCTTTATATTCAAAAGATGATCATTTAAATGTAAcagataaatataatgcACAAGctttatttaatttagAAATGCATGTATTAAGTCATAAATGTAATGACGCATTAAATATAGCATTAGAAGCAGTTAAAGAATCCGATTTTTCaaataagaaaaaagttattgatatattgaaaagaaaaattaatgGTATGAAAACAACATTTAGTGAAAAGGGATATGCTATATTAATGAAATATGTAAAGTCACATTTAAATTCTAAACATTATGcacataatattatttatggatatgaaaattatttaaaattacAAGAACAACTTGAATTAGCAGAAAATGATTATAAGACattagaaaatattttggtacgtataagaaataaaatatttaataagCAAAATTTAATGGTAAGTGTAACATCCGATTATGGAGCATTAAAACATTTATTCGTTAATTCTAATGAATCATTCAAAAATTTAGTATCTTATtttgaagaaaatgataaatatataaatgatatgCAAAATAAAGTAAATGATCAAACTGTAATGGGATGGAATGAAGAAATTAAAAGTAAGAAATTATTTGATGATGAAAAGGTAAAGAAAgaattttttgtattacCAACATTTGTTAATTCTGTATCTATGTCAGGAATTTTATTCAAACCAGGAGAATATCTAGATCCATCATTTACTGTCATTGTAGCTGcattaaaaaattcatatttatGGGATACTGTTAGAGGATTAAATGGAGCTTATGGTGTTTTTGCTGATATAGAATATGATGGTAGTGTAGTCTTTTTATCAGCTAGAGATCCAAATTTAGAAAAAACATTAGATACATTTAGGGAATCAGCTAAGGGATTAAGAAAAATGGCTGATACAATGACTGAAAATGATTTGttaagatatataattaatacTATAGGATCCATTGATAAACCTAGAAGAGGTATAGAATTAAGTAAACTATCTTTCTTAAGACTTATATCTAATGAAAGTGAACAGGACAGAGTAGAATTTAGAAAGAGAATTATGAacacaaaaaaagaagacTTTTATAAATTTGCAGACTTGTTGGAAAGTAAAATTAATgaatttgaaaaaaatattgttatCATCACTACAAAGGAAAAGGcaaatgaatatattgCAAACGTAGATCCagaatttaaaaaagtattaatagaataa